Part of the Caballeronia sp. SL2Y3 genome is shown below.
GATGCAACGCGGCGCGCCCGGTCAGCGACCGGCCGCGCCGCCTGCAATTCAGGCGTCGCCTTCACCGACCTCCTCGGCGCGGTGGCACGAGACCTGACGGCCATCGACCACCCGCAGCGCCGGCTCCTCGACGCGGCATCGCTCGATCGCATACGGGCAACGCTGATGGAACGTGCAGCCCGACGGCGGATTGAGCGGCGAGGGCATCTCGCCTTCCAGCTTGATCTTGATGCGCCGGTCTTCCTCGAAGATCGCGGGCGTCGCGGACATCAGCGAGCGCGTGTACGGATGCCGTGGATTCGCGAAGATCGTCTTCTTGTCGCCCAGCTCGGCGATGCCGCCGAAGTACATCACCATCACGTCGTCGGCAATGTGTTCGACCACCGACAAGTTGTGCGAAATGAACACATAGCTCGTGCCGAACTGCTGTTGCAGGTCCATGAACAGATTGAGAATCTGCGCCTGAATCGACACATCGAGCGCCGACACAGGTTCGTCCGCGACGACGATTTGCGGGTCGAGAATCATCGCCCGCGCGATCGCCACGCGCTGACGCTGCCCGCCCGAAAACATGTGCGGATAGCGCGACGCGTGTTCGGGCCGCAAGCCGACCGTGCGCATCATCTGCGCGATGCGCCCGGCGCGTTCCGTCGACGAGAGCTTCGTGTTGATGGCGAGCGGCTCGCCGAGCGTCTGCTCGACGG
Proteins encoded:
- a CDS encoding peptide ABC transporter ATP-binding protein → MNAVPKEKTQDIVLAADRLTKHYTVKRSMFTQGTVKALNGVSFELQRGRTLAVVGESGCGKSTLARQLTMIEAPTSGRLLIEGEDVAGASKAKIAELRQRVQMVFQNPFASLNPRKTVEQTLGEPLAINTKLSSTERAGRIAQMMRTVGLRPEHASRYPHMFSGGQRQRVAIARAMILDPQIVVADEPVSALDVSIQAQILNLFMDLQQQFGTSYVFISHNLSVVEHIADDVMVMYFGGIAELGDKKTIFANPRHPYTRSLMSATPAIFEEDRRIKIKLEGEMPSPLNPPSGCTFHQRCPYAIERCRVEEPALRVVDGRQVSCHRAEEVGEGDA